The Oryza brachyantha chromosome 7, ObraRS2, whole genome shotgun sequence genomic interval ATGTACCAAACGTACTTGGAACGAGATATGATTGTCCATTGGGTCGAGGTCCCCGGGGTTGACGTCGGGCGCTCTCCTCGCGTCGTCTCTCTGGACGAGGTGGATCCCAACTCCATAGTTGAAAAGCCTagatccatgcatgcacagcAAGTCAGGGTATATGATTGAGAACATGCATGCCTACCGTTTTTTTGGGCATTGCATACATATGTTGCACGAGCACGGAGATAGCGTCATAAGATTGTGAAGTGCACGAGTGAGTTGGTTGAGTACCAGGCGCCGGTGAAGTCGAGGGCGGGAGGACGGTGGATGAGGACGAAGCCGAGGGCCCTGACGTAGAAGCGGAGGGAGGCGTCCACGGACTTGCAGAGGCGGGAGATGTGGTTCAGCGCCATCAGCGGCATCGCCGGCACGTCCTCGTAGAGCCGCTGCTCCGCGgactccgccgcctcgccgccgccgccgttccgctcgtcctcgtcctcggcgTCGCGCTTGGGCTTGCTCACTTTCCCCATCTCGATCGGCCGCTCGCTGGTACGTCGAGTAGTTGCGAGAGCAAGATATATTTAACGCGCAcgagccggcgcggcggcgctgcgagTGGCGGGAGAGAGCGGCCGGCACGGCACGCGTCTCGCGGTGGCGTTTGGCACGTATTCGTGGCCGGGTTGCGGTCTTGCATGCACGAGCGGCGCTGGGCGGATGCGTCGCGCGCGCGGCTTGCCACGGCGGTATGTCAGGTCGGCGTCGTGCAGCTGCCGGGCAGGAGGATCGGTCGCGCTGCTGGGCGCTGGCTGCTGCCACGCTCCGCTGTGGAATCGCCTTCGGCCATGTGGGCGTCTCGGGACTCGGGCTCTCTCTGCGgtcgcgctcgcgctcgcgctcaGTCTTCAGACTTCGCAAGCGCGCCGGACGGGCCATGAGTGGATCCCAGATGACAGGCCCGTTTTGCTGGGGATCGAATAATAGGCCGAAATCGTCTTGAGGCCCATCAATGGCCTGTCGAGCcttattgtttcttttctttgatttgGGCTCTAGCTAATCGAATTTACCCTTGTGCATCGTTCGCTTTCTCCATTTCCatttccaaaataagttcattttttatataatatttgagtcttcatcttatttaatttttatgattaatatttttatttgttattagatgataaaacatgaataatactttaggCGTGACTTTTTCTTAAGCTTTTtatgaatcttttaaataagacagcgATCAAATTCTGTACACATGAACCCAGGAATAAAGTCTTTGTAGGATGAATGTAGTAGTTTAGTAGCTCTATAGAGAAGCATTTTACAAAGGTTTTTGtggttttgcttatgcttataagataatttttaaattttttatcatagtttattttataacatattGCTTTTAAACCattaggaatatatatatatatatatgtgtgttatctataaattaatttttgtttactaataagttgttttgtgGTGAGAGCCAAACTCTTGTACAACTCATTGTGTGATTACCGATATCATCTTGGACAACTCATTACTATCTCATGTGACCGGTAACAGTATTGTACTGTTCTTGAATTCAAACTGGAGATTGGACGGAGGCAAATGGTAGGACACGTCTTCAGTGGTTCGCCAATCACTGGGTGACTACTATTTACCCGAATTCCCGTGAACAATTGAGTATTTCATGGTTCAAAAAATGatcaattttcttttggtaAAAAGTACACTCATATTCGAATGATCCAATCACATACATTCAATCGCAATTTATCTCAAAAAACACATTCATCAGCATCACAACATCGTCGTGGATACATACATACTGAAATGGAAAAGCCGTTCGCAAATCCAACAGCGCACAGTAACCCAAGCTAGCGAATCAACGGCGCGGATCTCTGGAATGACGCGGCCGATCCCTTCCAGCGCACAcgagccccccccccccccccccccctccgaTCAGATCCCGCCGCACCAGATCGGCACGAGCCGGCTCGTTTAACCCCACTCGcgccgcaccaccaccacctctccttcctctctctctctctctctctctctcctctgcgTTCCAGATCGCCGCCCACCGCGAGGGAGGAATTCCGCGTAgcggcgagggggaggaggaggaggagggcgcgcgTGCCCAGATCTGCGCGGTCGCCGGGCGGGGATGGCGTGCATCAAGAGCGCGCAGAGGGCGGCGCTGACGGCGCTGGCGCCGGAGGCGCcgtacctcgccgccggcaccaTGAGCGGCGCCGTCGACCTGCACTTCTCCGGCTCCGCCAACATCGAGATCTTCCGCCTCGACTTCCAGTCCGACTCGCCCGACCTCCCGCTCCTCGCCTCCGCGCCCTCCCCCGACCGCTTCAACCGCCTCTCCTGGTCCCGCCCGGGCGCCGCCGAGGGTGATTCCTTCTCCCTCGGGCTCCTCGCCGGTGGCCTCAGTGATGGCTCTGTCGCCGTGTGGAATCCGCTCAGCATGATCAAGTATGGATCCGCCTCCCTTGCCCGT includes:
- the LOC102717631 gene encoding uncharacterized protein LOC102717631, which produces MGKVSKPKRDAEDEDERNGGGGEAAESAEQRLYEDVPAMPLMALNHISRLCKSVDASLRFYVRALGFVLIHRPPALDFTGAWLFNYGVGIHLVQRDDARRAPDVNPGDLDPMDNHISFQCEDMDAVEKRLSEMRIRYMKRTINEEEGSPIDQLFFKDPDGFMIEICNCENLELVPAGALGRLRLPRDRHNPPLRMDAAAAEA